A window of Gorilla gorilla gorilla isolate KB3781 chromosome 5, NHGRI_mGorGor1-v2.1_pri, whole genome shotgun sequence genomic DNA:
GAGctttagtattttaatattttattgaagtaaATAGTATAgtatagaaaagtaaaaaaaagtgcTGTAAAACTTGTAATTTCTTTATTGCTGTGTCATTTAGCCTTCTAAGAGAACTAGCtctaaaaacaaatatacatgATTTAATAATGTATTCATTTCTAGAGAACTTTGTaacctttttttatttctaaaacaggACTAAGATGTTAGAACAAGTTATAAAGGAAAATTTTATCAGGATAGATTCCCCCCCTTCCCCAAGGAAATGCAATTTTTAGATGGTGATTCTAGACCTACAACAAATAATTCAGTATTTAAATCTTTTGACTCTGGTAGTATACATACGGATTAATAGAATCTCCATTATTGGACTAATTCAAAAATATTGCAGAGCATAAGAACCATTTTAAGATTTAGTTTAGACTTACATTCAAAAAAATACTGCTTTGTTGCTTTTTCTTAGACATGCAGGAGAGGCCTGTTCTGCAATTCATCTTAGTAAACAAAGGCTACCTGAAGCAAGGGACCTTTAAGAGGTTTCAGTGCTTTGTAATTTAAGCTGAGATCTAAAGGCTAACTACATCAGGAATTGTGTTTGCTGTGAGCTGTGTCTGTGGCTACTTCCTAAAGTGGAAAAGACAGTATGAACATGTCTAAGAGCAGCATTTATATGTTTGTGTTAATTAAACAAACTTTTATTGAacatctgtgtgccaggcactgtagtaGGCAGAGGATTCAAAGAGGAATAAAACACATCTCCTGCTTTCAAGGAATTCACAGACTAGTAGAAGATtcagaaaatatcattttaaaataaggtatACTTACAAGATCATTTACTAAATTATTAggaacaaaaacattagctgtaAATTACATAAATTGTGGTAACATTTTAGAAGAGGTTCTATGTTAAAGCAATCTGTTTTCGActgcatttctctctcttttttttttttttctacagttgATACTCTAGTAGCAATTTTTTTGTCTGGCTGAGTTTTCTCCCATGCTGCTTCCTTTTTCATGAACACGTGGAGCATATCCAGTCttaactgcttttatttttcttccctagtCCAAAAATGATATATGGCTTTATGATCCTTGCATTTTCTGTCGTTTAACTTCCAGCAGTACATACTGGCAGGAGCTACTCCGGGAATTAAATTTTCTTCCTGTAGAAACTCAGTCTCTCCCCTGaactttatatatagtataactTACACTTTATTGAAGCCAAATTGAAGcatgttattttattatcttgGCCTAGAATGCATGTTGAGTTGTGGGAGAGCTAGCGTTCATTCCAGGTTCAGCAACCCAAACTGCACAAGAGGATGTCCcatgtatatatgcaaatataatcACGTATAGCATGAACATTGGAAAATGAGGAAGGCAGGGAATAGGTGTAGCACTAATGTTACCAAGGACAGGTTACCACATAATAAATACAAGCTTGCACACAACATATGTGGAAGACCTTTTGAGGGATTCTGACTAACTGGTCTGGAATAAAATGTGAggattgtgatttttcttttattttatcccTTCCATTACACAATTCTAATTTGCAACTAGATTTGAAAAATCATTGTTTAGACCTATATAGGAGTATGAAGTTTTCAATGTATCTTAATTGTTTCCAACTTATTTCCCTAGGGTTTCAAAGGACTGTGGCTATTGCAGACTCAAATTACAACTGGTTTTATGGTCCAGAAAGCCAATTAGTGTTCCTTGATAAATTTGTTATGCGTAATGGCAGTGGTAACTGGCTAGCTGACCAAATCAGAAGGAACCGTGTGGTGGAAGGTCCAGGAACACCATCCAAAGGGCAGCGCTGGTGCACTCTGCACACGGAATTTCTCTGGTATGACACATTGGGCTAGCTTTAAAGAGAAATGGTACCCAAGGGTACTATTCATGCTatgcacttgttttttttttgcatttaaaaagaaaaactaaaacacgTTTTAAATCTTTTCTCCATGCCACCTGAGTATATGAAGTTTCAATTCAACTCATATCACTGTTTTTGAAACTCttagaaacttttcttttttaaaaaaaaatttcaacttttagatacaggggtacatgtgcagtatacccaggtagtgagcatagtacctaataggtagtGTTAGAAACATTTCTTTATGTTTAACATCTAAttactgttttcagtttttggttcTCATATTAGAGCTGTCCTACACTTGCACTATTTCATAAATAAGCATGTTTTGATTTTACATCATTTTTTGAAAgcatataaaacaaaacacaaaatttagacTAGGTTATTCTGATAATCACACCAAAAAAAGgtagtaaaatattttgttttggtaAATGGAGCATTATAATCTTCTAATAGCAAAGCTGTTACTAAATTTTCAAAAGTGTTTAAAAGAGTTTGACAGTATTTGACAGCTTCACTTTGATAATAAAAGGACCGTGTAAATTTTTTTGCCTTAATCTTTTAAGCCCAGAAAGAGAAGCTTGGGTCTCCTTTTTAAAGTATTGCCAAATATGTTGTTGGCATCCAATAAGTTAAAATCAAAATTACAGGGAACTGATTAATCATCAATCCCTGATGTCTTTTCAAGCTGTTGAAATTTGCATTCAACTCCAAAACAAGCTTTCTTGTGGTTtgcttctctttattcttttttttcaaaatacaaaaaattaaggaggaaaaaatattagtaaaatggTGTCTATAGTTTAACCAACAATTTAAGATTATTTTCATAGATAAACTAAACATATTAAGATGCAACCATCCTTGAGTTCTCTCAGGAGTATGACATAATTACTTAATAGTGTAACCCATAAATAAGTTACTCATAAATATTCAATGAAGAGAGTTCTATAAAGCTAACTACAGGATTAATAGGTCAGATTAATGCTAAGTCTAACTTAAAAATCTGCCTTTATGGCAATATGCAAACTGACCAAAAACTGAGAGTAAGATGGCCAATTCAGCTTACATCTACACTTGTTAAATCACATTAATTAAGCCAACATTATACTAGACCTAAGTAGAGATATAATTTCTGATGTCTTGAAACTGAGACTCTAGAACAACAGATGAAACAGTCAATATCAAACACCAATAAGATTAACTCTAGGTGATTGATTTACTTTAGGGAAAAGTACATAGTgctaataataaacatttatcataaatgaaaataagaagtCATTTATTGTCCAAGAAGCATGGCATCATCTGcagattaaaacaaaaccaaacctttGGACCTGGCTGGTCAGTAGTAGGCACAAGTATAAATCCCTCAATATAAGACAGTTTGCTGAAACTTCATCCATTTATATTCTGAGATGTGGTGTTGGTGatacattttatctaatatgTGAAGTTCTCCtctatttcagtttattttttcaaggaaaaaaatcttgaGGGAGAACTCTTTTCAATACCAAACATTCAATAATATCAGTTACTGCAGAACTATACTTTATTGCAACTCAAGGCTTGTTAGAGTCCAGATTCTAACATGGCATTTCTAGAAGAGGAGCCCCTCAACCAGAAATTTGGATGAAGTGCTTAAATCCATGAGGCCCAGTAGTTTGAATGGTCACTCTGACATCATCAAGTGAAGATGGTCCATGTagagattagagcagaaatcattTCGGGCCCAAACCCAAGGATCACAAATGATAAAGAAATATTCCTCTTCCGGTCACCAAGGGTTTCCCTTTGTGCATACTGGTTGTCCTTGGATATTTTTAGAATTGTCCCTAATACACTCTGCACTGCAAGTGCTCTGGGTAGCATTTGTGTGTCGCATCTTCCACATTACCATGTTATGTGTTATTTTCACTGCCATCAGAAAaccatttaatttttcaaaattaatttcaggTATGATGCCAGCTTGAAATCGGTTCCTCCTCCAGACTTTGGCACCCCTACACTGCATTATTTTGAAGACTGGGGTGTCGTGACTTATGGAAGTGCACTACCTGCAGAAATCAATagatctttcctttccttcaagTCTGGAAAACTGGGGGGACGTGCAATATATGACATTGTCCACAGAAACAAATACAAAGATTGGATCAAAGGATGGAGAAATTTTAATGCAGGGCATGAACATCCTGATCAAAACTCATTTACTTTTGCTCCCAATGGTGTGCCTTTCATTACTGAGGCCCTGTACGGGCCAAAGTACACCTTCTTCAACAATGTTTTGATGTTTTCCCCAGCTGTGTCAAAGAGCTGCTTTTCTCCCTGGGTGGGTCAGGTCACAGAAGACTGCTCATCAAAATGGTCTAAATACAAGCATGACCTGGCAGCTAGTTGTCAGGGGAGGGTGGTTGCAGCAGAGGAGAAAAATGGGGTGGTTTTCATCCGAGGAGAAGGTGTGGGAGCTTATAACCCCCAGCTCAACCTGAAGAATGTTCAGAGGAATCTCATCCTCCTACATCCACAGCTGCTTCTCCTTGTAGACCAAATACACCTGGGAGAGGAGAGTCCCTTGGAGACAGCAGCGAGCTTCTTCCATAATGTGGATGTTCCTTTTGAGGAGACTGTGGTAGATGGTGTCCATGGGGCTTTCATCAGGCAGAGAGATGGTCTCTATAAAATGTACTGGATGGACGATACTGGCTACAGCGAGAAAGCAACCTTTGCCTCAGTGACATATCCTCGGGGCTATCCCTACAACGGGACAAACTATGTGAATGTCACCATGCACCTCCGAAGTCCCATCACCAGGGCAGCTTACCTCTTCATAGGGCCATCTATAGATGTTCAGAGCTTCACTGTCCACGGAGACTCTCAGCAACTGGGTGTGTTCATAGCCACCAGCAAACATGCCTACGCCACATACCTGTGGACAGATGAGGCCACAGGACAGTCTGCCTTTGCACAGGTCATTGCTGATCGTCACAAAATTCTGTTTGACCGGAATTCAGCCATCAAGAGCAGCATTGTCCCTGAGGTGAAGGACTATGCTGCTATTGTGGAACAGAACTTGCAACATTTTAAACCAGTGTTTCAGCTGCTGGAGAAGCAGATACTGTCCCGAGTCCAGAACACAGCTAGCTTTAGGAAGACTGCTGAACGCCTGCTGAGATTTTCAGATAAGAGACAGACTGAGGAGGCCATTGACAGGATTTTTGCCATAtcacagcaacagcagcagcaaagcAAGTCAAAGAAAAACCGAAGGGCAGGCAAACGCTATAAATTTGTGGATGCTGTCCCTGATATTTTTGCACAGATTGAAGTCAATGAGAAAAAGATCAGACAGAAAGCTCAGATTTTGGCACAGAAAGAACTACCCatagatgaagatgaagaaatgaaagaccttttagattttgcagatgtaacaTACGAGAAACATAAAAATGGGGGCTTGATTAAAGGTCGGTTTGGACAGGCACGGATGGTGACAACTACACACAGCAGGGCCCCATCACTGTCTGCTTCCTATACCAGGTTGTTCCTGATTCTGAACATTGCTATTTTCTTTGTCATGTTGGCAATGCAACTGACTTATTTCCAGAGGGCCCAGAGCCTACATGGCCAAAGATGTCTTTATGCAGTTCTTCTCATAGATAGCTGTATTTTATTATGGTTGTACTCTTCTTGTTCCCAATCACAGTGTTAGCACTGAAGCTATAAATTACCTGGTCATTCTGTGATCACAAGagtctatgcaaaaaaaaaatttctttaccccagattatcagatttttttccctcagattcattttaacaaattaagggaagatattttgatacaagaaaGCAGGAACGTGGAGAAATTGGAGCAGGAAAAGAATTTATCAAAGCAATAGAAATAGCTTGGTGGTCCTATGGTGTTTTTGGAAGTATTTGGCATCGCTAATTGAGCAGTCCATATAGTACTACttttagaagaaacaaaaagtctgttttttaaagtaatgttttTTCTTATGAGAAAAAGGTTTAGATAGAATTgggttttattaatattaatttaatgcTATTAGCAATTTCCATATACTATATTATGGAAAAGACTGAAGAATACAATtctgagaaatataaaaaaattttaatggtatAGTCATGTTGAAAGATAAATGTTGCTAAGTCCTGGTATGATGGTGTCAGCTTCCTTGGGGAAGTACTTCTTGAGTTATGTAACTAACAGGATCTTTTACTACAGATCTGGATGGCTATTCAGATAACATAGCAAAAAATGATAGCAGAagatcattaaaaaatatattttattagaaaacatttatCTATGAATGAATATTTCCTTGATGCTGGTCTCTGCACACATATGCTTGGTTACTTGTATGCATTCATTGGTTGTTCAATAAGTGAGATGATTACAGATAACTTAATACTGTATTTTCCTTATATGGAAAACCGTTATAGACCCAATAACAACTAaacctttcaaaataaaatattttctgttatgAATGTTGATTTTCATACCAAAGAAGATGGAGAGTCTAAAATTTGGATATGATTcttatgtttttttaatagaaaaccttcttcaagtttattttcctaaataaaCATCATAATTGTGAATTTTCTCTAGTATTCTTCTTCTTTGTTCCATTATATTCAAAATGCAttaacattttccaaaatttttgaaGAGAGATCTTTATTTGGATGTGTATTCATTTAATATATAAAGTAGTGTTTAAATCAAAAGAAGTATTTTCTCTGCTTATTAACCTTAATTGTTGtttaagcatattttaaatatttaaaacaatagcCAATTCTGATATTTAAGTAGCACCCaacttttaaaagcataaaattttCAATCAACTCCTCAGAAGGTAACAGCAGCATAGAATACTAGAAAAATAATCCATAGTTTATATTTGAGCATAAGAAAATGATATACTTAAAAGGAACTTAATAAATTATCATACATTCAGCATATTTGAGTCATATATTTCTCCtttgaaacagaaaatatgtTCAGCTCAAATTTTACAGTAAGGACACACTCACTGATTTATAGGTGTAAAGTAACAACAGTAACCTTTCCTCTTACTTGCTCTTTTAGTTCACAGCAATACCAGTATGTAACCAAAAGACAAGTTGGAGAAACTTTTAAGTACCTTTCTGCAGTTCTAATTTGAACCTTCTTGCATAAAGAAAACACAAGTTTGACTTTTGACTGTGCTTCACTTATGCTTGGAATCTAGAAAACGACTTCTGAGGAagtaatttttttcccctctcatgGAAAGTCTCTAGGGAGGATGTCATTACACACTGTTTaaaagaataatgttttcaaaagaaTAATGCTTCCGTTTGTCCTGCATGGATGCTCTTACTAGGATTTAAACTTGCTTTATGTGACAGATTCTCCGTTTACTTAACCTCACTCAACATTCCTCTCTTTTACTCTTT
This region includes:
- the DSE gene encoding dermatan-sulfate epimerase isoform X1, with translation MRTHTRGAPSVFFIYLLCFVSAYITDENPEVMIPFTNANYDSHPMLYFSRAEVAELQRRAASSHEHIAARLTEAVHTMLSSPLEYLPPWDPKDYSARWNEIFGNNLGALAMFCVLYPENIEARDMAKDYMERMAAQPSWLVKDAPWDEVPLAHSLVGFATAYDFLYNYLSKTQQEKFLEVIANASGYMYETSYRRGWGFQYLHNHQPTNCMALLTGSLVLMNQGYLQEAYLWTKQVLTIMEKSLVLLREVTDGSLYEGVAYGSYTTRSLFQYMFLVQRHFNINHFGHPWLKQHFAFMYRTILPGFQRTVAIADSNYNWFYGPESQLVFLDKFVMRNGSGNWLADQIRRNRVVEGPGTPSKGQRWCTLHTEFLWYDASLKSVPPPDFGTPTLHYFEDWGVVTYGSALPAEINRSFLSFKSGKLGGRAIYDIVHRNKYKDWIKGWRNFNAGHEHPDQNSFTFAPNGVPFITEALYGPKYTFFNNVLMFSPAVSKSCFSPWVGQVTEDCSSKWSKYKHDLAASCQGRVVAAEEKNGVVFIRGEGVGAYNPQLNLKNVQRNLILLHPQLLLLVDQIHLGEESPLETAASFFHNVDVPFEETVVDGVHGAFIRQRDGLYKMYWMDDTGYSEKATFASVTYPRGYPYNGTNYVNVTMHLRSPITRAAYLFIGPSIDVQSFTVHGDSQQLGVFIATSKHAYATYLWTDEATGQSAFAQVIADRHKILFDRNSAIKSSIVPEVKDYAAIVEQNLQHFKPVFQLLEKQILSRVQNTASFRKTAERLLRFSDKRQTEEAIDRIFAISQQQQQQSKSKKNRRAGKRYKFVDAVPDIFAQIEVNEKKIRQKAQILAQKELPIDEDEEMKDLLDFADVTYEKHKNGGLIKGRFGQARMVTTTHSRAPSLSASYTRLFLILNIAIFFVMLAMQLTYFQRAQSLHGQRCLYAVLLIDSCILLWLYSSCSQSQC
- the DSE gene encoding dermatan-sulfate epimerase isoform X2, with protein sequence MYETSYRRGWGFQYLHNHQPTNCMALLTGSLVLMNQGYLQEAYLWTKQVLTIMEKSLVLLREVTDGSLYEGVAYGSYTTRSLFQYMFLVQRHFNINHFGHPWLKQHFAFMYRTILPGFQRTVAIADSNYNWFYGPESQLVFLDKFVMRNGSGNWLADQIRRNRVVEGPGTPSKGQRWCTLHTEFLWYDASLKSVPPPDFGTPTLHYFEDWGVVTYGSALPAEINRSFLSFKSGKLGGRAIYDIVHRNKYKDWIKGWRNFNAGHEHPDQNSFTFAPNGVPFITEALYGPKYTFFNNVLMFSPAVSKSCFSPWVGQVTEDCSSKWSKYKHDLAASCQGRVVAAEEKNGVVFIRGEGVGAYNPQLNLKNVQRNLILLHPQLLLLVDQIHLGEESPLETAASFFHNVDVPFEETVVDGVHGAFIRQRDGLYKMYWMDDTGYSEKATFASVTYPRGYPYNGTNYVNVTMHLRSPITRAAYLFIGPSIDVQSFTVHGDSQQLGVFIATSKHAYATYLWTDEATGQSAFAQVIADRHKILFDRNSAIKSSIVPEVKDYAAIVEQNLQHFKPVFQLLEKQILSRVQNTASFRKTAERLLRFSDKRQTEEAIDRIFAISQQQQQQSKSKKNRRAGKRYKFVDAVPDIFAQIEVNEKKIRQKAQILAQKELPIDEDEEMKDLLDFADVTYEKHKNGGLIKGRFGQARMVTTTHSRAPSLSASYTRLFLILNIAIFFVMLAMQLTYFQRAQSLHGQRCLYAVLLIDSCILLWLYSSCSQSQC
- the DSE gene encoding dermatan-sulfate epimerase isoform X3, translating into MGISIPAQSSAHQLYGFAHRKPSPDESRYDASLKSVPPPDFGTPTLHYFEDWGVVTYGSALPAEINRSFLSFKSGKLGGRAIYDIVHRNKYKDWIKGWRNFNAGHEHPDQNSFTFAPNGVPFITEALYGPKYTFFNNVLMFSPAVSKSCFSPWVGQVTEDCSSKWSKYKHDLAASCQGRVVAAEEKNGVVFIRGEGVGAYNPQLNLKNVQRNLILLHPQLLLLVDQIHLGEESPLETAASFFHNVDVPFEETVVDGVHGAFIRQRDGLYKMYWMDDTGYSEKATFASVTYPRGYPYNGTNYVNVTMHLRSPITRAAYLFIGPSIDVQSFTVHGDSQQLGVFIATSKHAYATYLWTDEATGQSAFAQVIADRHKILFDRNSAIKSSIVPEVKDYAAIVEQNLQHFKPVFQLLEKQILSRVQNTASFRKTAERLLRFSDKRQTEEAIDRIFAISQQQQQQSKSKKNRRAGKRYKFVDAVPDIFAQIEVNEKKIRQKAQILAQKELPIDEDEEMKDLLDFADVTYEKHKNGGLIKGRFGQARMVTTTHSRAPSLSASYTRLFLILNIAIFFVMLAMQLTYFQRAQSLHGQRCLYAVLLIDSCILLWLYSSCSQSQC